The Tenebrio molitor chromosome 3, icTenMoli1.1, whole genome shotgun sequence genome contains a region encoding:
- the LOC138126431 gene encoding uncharacterized protein — protein sequence MLHRINTKSLEDYLATQTFSAPEQARNILHMIQGFAKHYVDSPFDVPATQRSPDLNFAVRMISPNGDKGVTYSWNVGCSGVSASTECLEAPHSVTFHSKSGPTATSHRSAGADH from the exons ATGTTACACAGAATAAACACCAAATCGCTGGAGGATTATTTAGCAACTCAG ACGTTCAGCGCCCCCGAACAAGCGCGCAACATCTTGCACATGATCCAAGGCTTCGCGAAGCACTACGTCGACTCGCCCTTCGACGTACCCGCTACTCAGCGAAGCCCCGACCTGAATTTTGCCGTGAGGATGATCAGCCCCAACGGCGACAAGGGCGTCACCTACAGCTGGAACGTGGGATGCTCGGGAGTTTCGGCGTCGACCGAATGCCTCGAGGCGCCTCACAGCGTCACTTTCCATTCAAAGTCGGGTCCTACCGCTACGTCGCACAG AAGCGCTGGTGCCGACCACTGA
- the LOC138126411 gene encoding S1 RNA-binding domain-containing protein 1 yields the protein MSNSKKTNLKRKIKIEKTEQEEEDEEEGVSKKQKISKKPGSKQVAVKAKNYEPLWSEHELLAEQTGLSLNVAKNITKLFEDGNTIPFIARYRRDATNNMTAEDLRAAKETCDEIIVLRNKMSTVIKSLKKLDVLTNDLAHAVTSSRSIEELEYIYSSYKTGSKRRLAERAKELGLEKPALMLLNNERKVSLSDYIVDNNKDLSSAAAVEKGIIHIISAIISTDAEILASLRELRKRSNFAIKTQKLGSKQHSDSKENKKEDDTKFDTYKDFEIATKYIKPHQVLAINRGENLKVLSVKVIVPGVIFQQYKNLCTKKWFNVGEAYQLRTNILKQAVDDSYNRLVEPLIKREIRSELKQKAERASCEVFSANLKQLLLATPLKGKHILGIDPGFSNGCKLALISPMGEMISHNVLYPHKSNRKEKDATILKDMLLEHYCELIALGNGTACRETEEWISKLIQEKFFQPLDVKYTIVREDGASIYSCSPEAKKEFAELDPNIISAISLARRIQEPLAELIKVEPKHLGVGMYQHDIKKKYLDEALDDVVSECVSFVGVDLNTASQCLLRHVAGLTEAKAQQVIEHRTKNGPFVCRQQLLEVYRIGKKVFQQCAGFLRVGPTSVEEEAYFYKNPIATKLDCTNIHPESYGIAAELVKEMNLKLVDVGKSDFIKTVKEKQLDSSKLKEKFKVDEQTIQLILDALCKPLNHDLRSDCPSEPVFKKGLTTIYEIQVGSVLTGVVSNVTHFGCFVDIGVGMNGLIHVSKYNGFSMKLGDKVEVKVISIDIKAKRIGLQAVNVLS from the exons ATGAGTAACTCAAAGAAAACAAACTTG aagagaaaaataaaaatagaaaagacAGAACAGGAAGAAGAAGACGAAGAAGAAGGTGTgtctaaaaaacaaaaaatttccaagaaacCTGGAAGTAAACAAGTTGctgtcaaagcaaaaaattatgaGCCACTATGGAGTGAACACGAGTTGTTAGCCGAACAAACTGGCTTAAGTCTAAATGTGGCGAAAAATATCaccaagttgtttgaagatgGAAACACTATACCCTTTATTGCAAGATACAGAAGGGACGCAACCAATAACATGACAGCCGAAGATCTCAGAGCAGCTAAAGAAACGTGCGACGAGATAATTGTGTTGAGAAATAAGATGAGCACTGTCATCAAGAGCCTTAAGAAATTAGATGTGCTCACTAACGACTTAGCCCATGCCGTAACTTCATCTAGATCCATCGAAGAGCTGGAGTACATC TATTCGTCTTATAAAACCGGAAGCAAGCGCCGTTTAGCCGAAAGAGCCAAAGAACTGGGCTTGGAAAAGCCGGCTTTGATGCTTCTCAACAACGAACGCAAAGTGTCCTTGTCAGATTACATCGTCGACAACAACAAAGATTTATCTAGTGCTGCCGCGGTAGAAAAAGGAATCATCCACATCATCTCCGCGATTATCTCCACAGATGCAGAGATACTGGCGTCCTTAAGAGAACT GAGGAAAAGAAGTAATTTCGCGATCAAGACGCAAAAACTTGGTTCCAAACAACATTCTGACtcgaaagaaaataaaaaagaagacgacaCCAAGTTCGACACTTACAAAGATTTTGAGATTGCGACCAAGTATATAAAACCCCATCAG GTGTTGGCAATTAACAGGGGTGAGAATTTGAAGGTTTTGTCTGTTAAAGTGATCGTACCTGGCGTAATTTTTCAACAGTACAAAAATTTGTGTACGAAGAAGTGGTTTAATGTGGGCGAAGCGTATCAGTTGAGGaccaatattttaaaacaagcAGTCGACGATTCGTACAATCGCCTGG tGGAACCTCTGATTAAGCGAGAAATCCGATCCGAACTGAAACAAAAAGCGGAAAGGGCCTCTTGTGAAGTtttcagcgcaaatttgaaaCAACTCTTACTAGCGACACCTCTCAAGGGCAAACACATTTTGGGAATCGACCCGGGATTTTCCAACGGTTGCAAATTAGCTTTAATCTCACCGATGGGCGAAATGATATCTCATAATGTTTTATACCCACACAAATCAAATCGTAAAGAGAAAGatgccaccattttgaaagaCATGCTACTCGAACACTA TTGCGAATTAATTGCTCTCGGCAACGGAACAGCGTGCAGGGAAACGGAAGAATGGATTTCGAAGCTGATCCAAGAGAAGTTTTTTCAGCCGTTGGATGTCAAATACACTATTGTAAGAGAAGATGGCGCCTCAATTTATTCGTGCAGTCCTGAAGCCAAAAAAGAATTTGCAGAGTTGGATCCAAACATAATAAGTGCCA TATCTTTGGCCAGACGAATCCAAGAGCCTCTGGCTGAACTGATTAAAGTGGAACCAAAGCACTTGGGAGTGGGGATGTATCAACACGACATAAAGAAAAAGTATCTGGACGAAGCTCTAGACGATGTAGTTTCCGAATGTGTCAGTTTTGTAGGAGTCGACTTAAATACTGCGTCTCAGTGTCTTTTACG GCACGTTGCCGGTTTAACTGAAGCCAAAGCTCAACAAGTAATCGAACACAGGACCAAAAACGGACCTTTTGTTTGCCGACAACAATTATTGGAGGTCTACAGGATCGGTAAAAAAGTCTTCCAACAGTGCGCCGGATTCTTGCGAGTAGGACCGACGAGTGTCGAAGAGGAAGCTtacttttacaaaaatccgATAGCTACCAAATTAGACTGTACGAATATCCATCCAGAGTCGTACGGAATTGCTGCAGAATTGGTTAAAGAAATGAACCTCAAACTGGTCGATGTGGGAAAATCGGATTTTATAAAAACCGTCAAAGAGAAGCAGTTGGACTCGTCTAAactgaaagaaaaatttaaggTGGACGAACAGACGATTCAGTTGATTTTGGATGCGCTGTGCAAACCTTTGAATCACGATTTGCGGAGTGATTGTCCCAGTGAACCTGTTTTCAAAAAGGGGTTGACTACCATTTATGAGATTCAAGTTGGTAGTGTTTTGACTGGGGTGGTCAGTAATGTGACACATTTCGGTTGTTTTGTTGATATTGGGGTGGGAATGAACGGGTTGATTCATGTCAGTAAGTATAACGGGTTCAGTATGAAGTTGGGGGACAAAGTCGAGGTAAAAGTTATCAGTATTGACATTAAAGCGAAACGGATCGGACTGCAAGCTGTAAACGTACTCTCGTAA